One region of Solanum pennellii chromosome 6, SPENNV200 genomic DNA includes:
- the LOC107023612 gene encoding uncharacterized protein LOC107023612, producing the protein MDSMRKSNAQEQVSSASSSSSDWKERFLLPTLLAGVAGGGAGLVSKHRKVHGLANICATYATNFAIVTACYCGAREFVRASRTGKPDDLLNSAIGGFGSGAILGRLQGGQLGAVRYSVMFAVVGTTVDYATIRVKPALRSYYDSLVNKKDDWLKLPEWSPIQVLDEEALAAKRAREEELYRSVHNLKKES; encoded by the exons ATGGATTCCATGCGTAAAAGTAATGCACAAGAACAAGTTTCATCTGCGTCTTCATCATCATCAGATTGGAAGGAACGGTTTCTTCTTCCGACTCTCTTAGCTG GGGTGGCTGGTGGAGGAGCTGGTTTGGTATCAAAGCACCGGAAAGTTCATGGCTTAGCAAACATTTGTGCGACTTATGCAACGAATTTTGCTATCGTCACTGCATGTTATTGCG GTGCTCGTGAGTTCGTAAGAGCAAGTAGAACAGGAAAGCCTGATGATCTGCTGAACTCAGCTATTGGAGGTTTTGGTAGTGGTGCTATACTTGGACGTCTGCAAG GTGGTCAACTTGGTGCTGTTCGTTATTCTGTCATGTTTGCAGTTGTGGGAACAACCGTTGATTATGCTACTATAAGAGTAAAACCAGCCTTGAGAAGCTACTACGACTCTCTGGTCAATAAGAAGGATGATTGGCTAAAACTTCCTGAATGGTCGCCTATCCAAGTGCTTGACGAGGAAGCTCTTGCTGCAAAGCGTGCTCGGGAAGAGGAGCTATACAGAAGTGTCCACAATCTGAAGAAGGAATCATGA
- the LOC107023387 gene encoding uncharacterized protein LOC107023387: MSASTALNLASFCTSVVNSPTHFTHKPSLLLHGTQFSQSHNNTLFKNCSWKLSRTTKRAVAAVDSSDPAEKQETERKKYHFLVANAKFMLDEEEHFQEQMFERRRLYEERNMEPDFWLVVEPKFLDKFPNITKRLNRPAVALVSTNGPWITFMKLRLDRVLQESYEADSVEEALACTPVSIEFEKPEKWTAPYPKYESGWWDSFLPPGSQTSKV, encoded by the exons ATGTCAGCTTCAACAGCTCTGAATCTTGCTTCATTTTGCACATCTGTAGTGAATTCTCCTACCCATTTTACTCATAAACCTTCACTCCTTTTACATGGTACCCAATTTTCCCAATCACACAACAACACTCTTTTCAAGAACTGCAGCTGGAAATTAAGTAGAACCACTAAGAGGGCTGTTGCTGCTGTTGATTCCTCTGATCCTGCTGAAAAG CAAGAGACGGAAAGGAAGAAGTACCATTTTCTTGTTGCAAATGCCAAATTTATGCTGGACGAAGAGGAGCATTTCCAGGAACAAATGTTTGAGCGTCGTCGCCTCTATGAAGAGCGCAACATGGAACCAGATTTCTGGCTTGTAGTTGAGCCCAAGTTCTTGGACAAGTTCCCTAATATCACCAAGAGACTGAACAGACCCGCCGTAGCACTTGTTTCAACAAATGGCCCATGGATCAC GTTCATGAAATTGAGGCTAGACAGGGTTTTACAAGAGAGCTATGAGGCTGACAGTGTAGAAGAAGCTTTGGCATGTACTCCTGTTAGTATTGAATTTGAAAAACCGGAAAAATGGACAGCACCATACCCAAAGTATGAATCCGGGTGGTGGGACTCATTCTTGCCCCCTGGATCTCAGACGTCAAAGGTATGA
- the LOC107021244 gene encoding putative G3BP-like protein isoform X4 codes for MEAAAAAVVQQPVPAQVVGNAFVQQYYHILHHSPGLVFRFYQDISKLGRPEDDGSMSITTTMEAINHKILSLNYGDFRAEIKSVDSQESFNGGVHVFVTGSLTGNDTLIRNFSQTFFLAPQDRGYFVLNDMFRYVESVDQLDPAEVPETDVVAPVTPELASPPVQQNHISEQSTLSVEEANEGEIYNPPENGDVPVEEEVPVAEVVDEMQDDSQVEVESNIKSEDAPKKSYASIVMHLKGSAASFSSPPAPASRKPMARNVEQVNQPPVTATVRPASSSNSVDNVNNQDGEVTDGYSIYVKGLPPTATVDLLADEFKKFGPIKNGGIQVKNNRVLLQRFSYGFVEFEEASALQKAIEASPILIGGRQAYVEEKKSTNYRGHFRGRFQSGGGSGYRNYGVRGRGNYGGGRGYARDDFGERTEFNNRGGQRGWSSNRGGDGYQSYQRTDNTGGYVVRTNRGGGMLNGTAKHMTPQGIAAPVM; via the exons ATGGAGGCTGCAGCAGCGGCAGTAGTGCAACAACCTGTCCCTGCTCAAGTT GTTGGGAATGCTTTTGTGCAGCAGTATTATCATATTCTGCACCATTCTCCTGGACTGGTTTTTAGGTTTTATCAGGATATAAGCAAACTTGGACGACCTGAAGATGATGGCTCAATGAGCATTACCACTACTATGGAA GCAATCAATCATAAGATACTCTCACTAAACTATGGGGACTTCAGAGCGGAGATTAAGTCTGTAGATTCGCAAGAATCCTTTAATGGGGGAGTGCATGTCTTTGTGACTGGATCTTTGACTGGGAACGACACCTTGATTCGGAATTTCTCCCAAACTTTCTTCCTAGCACCACAAGACCGAGGATACTTTGTTCTGAATGACATGTTTCGATATGTAGAGAGTGTCGATCAACTTGATCCCGCTGAGGTCCCGGAGACGGATGTGGTGGCTCCTGTCACTCCTGAACTAG CTTCCCCTCCAGTGCAGCAAAATCACATTTCCGAGCAGAGTACACTATCAGTGGAGGAAGCTAACGAGGGAGAAATTTACAATCCACCTGAGAATGGTGATGTGCCTGTTGAAGAGGAAGTTCCTGTTGCTGAGGTCGTTGATGAAATGCAAGACGACTCTCAAGTAGAAGTTGAGTCTAACATCAAAAGTGAAGATGCTCCTAAGAAGTCTTACGCTTCAATT GTCATGCATCTCAAGGGAAGTGCTGCGAGTTTCTCCTCTCCTCCAGCACCTGCTTCTCGGAAGCCCATGGCAAGGAATGTTGAGCAAGTGAATCAACCTCCTGTAACAGCAACTGTTCGCCCAGCTTCCAGCTCAAATTCTGTTGATAATGTGAATAATCAGGATGGAGAAG TCACAGATGGCTATTCAATCTACGTAAAAGGTCTGCCTCCGACTGCAACTGTGGACTTACTTGCTGATGAGTTCAAGAAGTTTGGGCCTATAAAGAATGGAGGCATTcaagttaaaaataatagagTATTG CTGCAACGGTTTTCTTATGGTTTCGTGGAATTTGAGGAGGCAAGTGCTTTGCAGAAAGCTATTGAG GCATCTCCAATTTTAATTGGAGGACGTCAAGCTTATGTTGAGGAGAAGAAGTCTACCAATTATCGAG GTCACTTTAGAGGTAGATTTCAATCTGGAGGGGGTTCTGGTTACAGGAACTATGGAGTAAGAGGCCGAGGAAACTATGGAGGTGGCAGGGGTTATGCTCGAGATGATTTTGGCGAAAGAACCGAGTTCAACAACAGAGGTGGACAGCGTGGATGGTCATCTAATCGTGGGGGTGATGGATACCAATCATACCAGCGAACTGATAACACAGGTGGTTATGTTGTGCGTACGAATCGTGGTGGGGGTATGCTTAATGGAACTGCCAAACACATGACACCACAGGGTATTGCTGCACCTGTAATGTAG
- the LOC107022729 gene encoding uncharacterized protein LOC107022729, whose product MSELRLQYFQLIKSKFFYLCSFIISHPLYFSYFIFFSPYILRLLSFLSPLFITTTLLLLTLFTISPSLILHNNTKGLTRNDDEVVLEELEEFEAYKVVFGASKVDHQENHVEFLDYKSAEESESLILGQLGGEMESTKHVIEEKTLENFFNEVDEFENTTLSHNVEVKKVDKMIEKQKKEVAVGNEVRKKVENVGIGYGSMRKEKEWKRTLACKLFEERNNASHSNSEGMDMLWEKYEIDTNKNKAKRDNNVKKMKKKAELKEYDEDEQEMNDQLCCLQALKFSAGKMNLGMGRPNLVKISKAFKGFGWLHHVGKSNKKVHCGDLSCSDS is encoded by the coding sequence atgtcgGAACTGAGACTTCAGTATTTTCAACTTATCAAGTCAAAATTCTTCTACTTATGTTCTTTCATTATCTCTCACCCTCTCTACTTCTCCTACTTCATTTTCTTCTCTCCTTACATCCTTAGACTCCTTTCATTCCTCTCACCACTCTTCATCACAACTACCCTTTTGCTCCTTACCCTTTTCACCATCTCTCCAAGTCTCATTCTCCACAACAACACGAAAGGATTAACACGAAATGACGATGAAGTAGTCCTCGAGGAGTTGGAGGAATTTGAAGCCTACAAAGTTGTGTTTGGCGCGTCCAAAGTTGATCATCAAGAAAACCATGTCGAGTTCTTGGACTATAAATCAGCTGAGGAAAGTGAATCCCTTATTCTTGGTCAGTTGGGAGGTGAAATGGAGAGTACTAAGCATGTCATAGAGGAGAAGACATTGGAAAATTTCTTCAATGAAGTTGATGAATTTGAAAACACCACTTTGAGTCATAATGTGGAAGTGAAGAAAGTAGacaaaatgattgaaaaacaaaagaaagaggtAGCTGTGGGAAATGAAGTtagaaaaaaagttgaaaatgtgGGAATTGGTTATGGATCAAtgaggaaagaaaaagagtgGAAAAGGACATTGGCATGTAAACTATTTGAGGAAAGGAACAATGCTAGTCATAGCAATAGTGAAGGAATGGACATGTTGtgggaaaaatatgaaatagacACCAACAAAAACAAGGCAAAAAGGGACAATAAtgtaaagaagatgaaaaagaaagcagagttgaaagaatatGATGAGGATGAACAAGAAATGAATGATCAATTGTGTTGTTTACAAGCCTTAAAGTTTTCAGCTGGAAAAATGAATTTGGGCATGGGAAGGCCTAATCTTGTCAAGATTTCAAAGGCATTTAAAGGTTTTGGATGGCTACATCATGTGGGGAAGAGTAACAAAAAGGTGCATTGTGGTGATCTAAGTTGCTCAGACTCCTAA
- the LOC107023386 gene encoding putative ER lumen protein-retaining receptor C28H8.4, with the protein MGEKRVQRPLQKLFSWVRKQSNKVKTFLGVFTVLTLLVTLKLLIHQHNHFFVLAEFAHFVGILVLIYKLTTHKTCSGLSLKTQQLTATFLFARLFCSLQIEGDIHTILDLVTLVATFWLIFMMKYKLKSSYMEDLDNMKKYTVIVPSLVIAFFIHPRTNNLILSILWAFAVYIEGVSVLPQLRLMQNVKIIEPFTAHYVFALGVSRFFSCAHWIIKVYDTSGSYLSLSGGGFFWIPMIILAEIVQTFVLADFCYYYVKSVMQGQMMVRLPA; encoded by the exons ATGGGTGAGAAGCGAGTTCAAAGGCCATTGCAGAAGCTATTTTCATGGGTTAGAAAACAATCAAACAAAGTGAAGACATTTTTGGGTGTTTTCACTGTTCTTACTTTACTGGTAACTCTAAAACTCCTTATTCATCAACACAATCACTTCTTCGTTTTGGCTGAATTCGCACATTTCGTTGGAATTTTGGTCCTTATCTACAAATTGACAACACACAAGACTTGCTCAG GCCTTTCATTGAAGACTCAACAGCTCACAGCAACGTTTTTATTTGCAAGATTATTTTGTAGTCTTCAAATCGAAGGAGATATTCATACTATACTAGACCTTGTCACTCTCGTGGCAACGTTCTGGCTTATATTTATGATGAAATACAAGTTGAAGTCATCCTACATGGAAGATTTGGATAACATGAAGAAATATACCGTG ATAGTACCTTCTTTGGTGATAGCTTTCTTTATCCATCCTCGGACGAATAATCTTATTCTCAGTATACTCTGGGCTTTTGCTGTGTATATAGAAGGCGTCTCCGTGCTGCCTCAGCTTCGTTTGATGCAGAATGTCAAG ATTATTGAGCCGTTCACAGCCCATTATGTGTTTGCGTTGGGCGTTTCAAGGTTCTTCAGTTGTGCTCATTGGATCATTAAG GTCTATGATACATCTGGTTCATATCTGTCTTTGAGTGGAGGGGGCTTCTTTTGGATACCAATGATCATTTTGGCAGAAATTGTTCAAACATTCGTTTTGGCCGATTTCTGTTATTATTATGTCAAGAG TGTCATGCAAGGTCAAATGATGGTTCGACTTCCAGCATAA
- the LOC107021244 gene encoding putative G3BP-like protein isoform X5 gives MEAAAAAVVQQPVPAQVVGNAFVQQYYHILHHSPGLVFRFYQDISKLGRPEDDGSMSITTTMEAINHKILSLNYGDFRAEIKSVDSQESFNGGVHVFVTGSLTGNDTLIRNFSQTFFLAPQDRGYFVLNDMFRYVESVDQLDPAEVPETDVVAPVTPELASPPVQQNHISEQSTLSVEEANEGEIYNPPENGDVPVEEEVPVAEVVDEMQDDSQVEVESNIKSEDAPKKSYASIVMHLKGSAASFSSPPAPASRKPMARNVEQVNQPPVTATVRPASSSNSVDNVNNQDGEVTDGYSIYVKGLPPTATVDLLADEFKKFGPIKNGGIQVKNNRLQRFSYGFVEFEEASALQKAIEASPILIGGRQAYVEEKKSTNYRGHFRGRFQSGGGSGYRNYGVRGRGNYGGGRGYARDDFGERTEFNNRGGQRGWSSNRGGDGYQSYQRTDNTGGYVVRTNRGGGMLNGTAKHMTPQGIAAPVM, from the exons ATGGAGGCTGCAGCAGCGGCAGTAGTGCAACAACCTGTCCCTGCTCAAGTT GTTGGGAATGCTTTTGTGCAGCAGTATTATCATATTCTGCACCATTCTCCTGGACTGGTTTTTAGGTTTTATCAGGATATAAGCAAACTTGGACGACCTGAAGATGATGGCTCAATGAGCATTACCACTACTATGGAA GCAATCAATCATAAGATACTCTCACTAAACTATGGGGACTTCAGAGCGGAGATTAAGTCTGTAGATTCGCAAGAATCCTTTAATGGGGGAGTGCATGTCTTTGTGACTGGATCTTTGACTGGGAACGACACCTTGATTCGGAATTTCTCCCAAACTTTCTTCCTAGCACCACAAGACCGAGGATACTTTGTTCTGAATGACATGTTTCGATATGTAGAGAGTGTCGATCAACTTGATCCCGCTGAGGTCCCGGAGACGGATGTGGTGGCTCCTGTCACTCCTGAACTAG CTTCCCCTCCAGTGCAGCAAAATCACATTTCCGAGCAGAGTACACTATCAGTGGAGGAAGCTAACGAGGGAGAAATTTACAATCCACCTGAGAATGGTGATGTGCCTGTTGAAGAGGAAGTTCCTGTTGCTGAGGTCGTTGATGAAATGCAAGACGACTCTCAAGTAGAAGTTGAGTCTAACATCAAAAGTGAAGATGCTCCTAAGAAGTCTTACGCTTCAATT GTCATGCATCTCAAGGGAAGTGCTGCGAGTTTCTCCTCTCCTCCAGCACCTGCTTCTCGGAAGCCCATGGCAAGGAATGTTGAGCAAGTGAATCAACCTCCTGTAACAGCAACTGTTCGCCCAGCTTCCAGCTCAAATTCTGTTGATAATGTGAATAATCAGGATGGAGAAG TCACAGATGGCTATTCAATCTACGTAAAAGGTCTGCCTCCGACTGCAACTGTGGACTTACTTGCTGATGAGTTCAAGAAGTTTGGGCCTATAAAGAATGGAGGCATTcaagttaaaaataataga CTGCAACGGTTTTCTTATGGTTTCGTGGAATTTGAGGAGGCAAGTGCTTTGCAGAAAGCTATTGAG GCATCTCCAATTTTAATTGGAGGACGTCAAGCTTATGTTGAGGAGAAGAAGTCTACCAATTATCGAG GTCACTTTAGAGGTAGATTTCAATCTGGAGGGGGTTCTGGTTACAGGAACTATGGAGTAAGAGGCCGAGGAAACTATGGAGGTGGCAGGGGTTATGCTCGAGATGATTTTGGCGAAAGAACCGAGTTCAACAACAGAGGTGGACAGCGTGGATGGTCATCTAATCGTGGGGGTGATGGATACCAATCATACCAGCGAACTGATAACACAGGTGGTTATGTTGTGCGTACGAATCGTGGTGGGGGTATGCTTAATGGAACTGCCAAACACATGACACCACAGGGTATTGCTGCACCTGTAATGTAG
- the LOC107021244 gene encoding putative G3BP-like protein isoform X1: MEAAAAAVVQQPVPAQVVGNAFVQQYYHILHHSPGLVFRFYQDISKLGRPEDDGSMSITTTMEAINHKILSLNYGDFRAEIKSVDSQESFNGGVHVFVTGSLTGNDTLIRNFSQTFFLAPQDRGYFVLNDMFRYVESVDQLDPAEVPETDVVAPVTPELASPPVQQNHISEQSTLSVEEANEGEIYNPPENGDVPVEEEVPVAEVVDEMQDDSQVEVESNIKSEDAPKKSYASIVSLIGKKITGSLLLLHVSFRRVELNLERLTCEIAVRFCSAVYWVMHLKGSAASFSSPPAPASRKPMARNVEQVNQPPVTATVRPASSSNSVDNVNNQDGEVTDGYSIYVKGLPPTATVDLLADEFKKFGPIKNGGIQVKNNRVLLQRFSYGFVEFEEASALQKAIEASPILIGGRQAYVEEKKSTNYRGHFRGRFQSGGGSGYRNYGVRGRGNYGGGRGYARDDFGERTEFNNRGGQRGWSSNRGGDGYQSYQRTDNTGGYVVRTNRGGGMLNGTAKHMTPQGIAAPVM, translated from the exons ATGGAGGCTGCAGCAGCGGCAGTAGTGCAACAACCTGTCCCTGCTCAAGTT GTTGGGAATGCTTTTGTGCAGCAGTATTATCATATTCTGCACCATTCTCCTGGACTGGTTTTTAGGTTTTATCAGGATATAAGCAAACTTGGACGACCTGAAGATGATGGCTCAATGAGCATTACCACTACTATGGAA GCAATCAATCATAAGATACTCTCACTAAACTATGGGGACTTCAGAGCGGAGATTAAGTCTGTAGATTCGCAAGAATCCTTTAATGGGGGAGTGCATGTCTTTGTGACTGGATCTTTGACTGGGAACGACACCTTGATTCGGAATTTCTCCCAAACTTTCTTCCTAGCACCACAAGACCGAGGATACTTTGTTCTGAATGACATGTTTCGATATGTAGAGAGTGTCGATCAACTTGATCCCGCTGAGGTCCCGGAGACGGATGTGGTGGCTCCTGTCACTCCTGAACTAG CTTCCCCTCCAGTGCAGCAAAATCACATTTCCGAGCAGAGTACACTATCAGTGGAGGAAGCTAACGAGGGAGAAATTTACAATCCACCTGAGAATGGTGATGTGCCTGTTGAAGAGGAAGTTCCTGTTGCTGAGGTCGTTGATGAAATGCAAGACGACTCTCAAGTAGAAGTTGAGTCTAACATCAAAAGTGAAGATGCTCCTAAGAAGTCTTACGCTTCAATTGTAAGTTTGATTGGGAAAAAAATCACTGGAAGCCTATTGCTTCTGCATGTTTCTTTCAGAAGGGTTGAGCTAAATTTGGAAAGGTTAACGTGCGAGATAGCTGTAAGATTCTGTAGTGCTGTTTATTGG GTCATGCATCTCAAGGGAAGTGCTGCGAGTTTCTCCTCTCCTCCAGCACCTGCTTCTCGGAAGCCCATGGCAAGGAATGTTGAGCAAGTGAATCAACCTCCTGTAACAGCAACTGTTCGCCCAGCTTCCAGCTCAAATTCTGTTGATAATGTGAATAATCAGGATGGAGAAG TCACAGATGGCTATTCAATCTACGTAAAAGGTCTGCCTCCGACTGCAACTGTGGACTTACTTGCTGATGAGTTCAAGAAGTTTGGGCCTATAAAGAATGGAGGCATTcaagttaaaaataatagagTATTG CTGCAACGGTTTTCTTATGGTTTCGTGGAATTTGAGGAGGCAAGTGCTTTGCAGAAAGCTATTGAG GCATCTCCAATTTTAATTGGAGGACGTCAAGCTTATGTTGAGGAGAAGAAGTCTACCAATTATCGAG GTCACTTTAGAGGTAGATTTCAATCTGGAGGGGGTTCTGGTTACAGGAACTATGGAGTAAGAGGCCGAGGAAACTATGGAGGTGGCAGGGGTTATGCTCGAGATGATTTTGGCGAAAGAACCGAGTTCAACAACAGAGGTGGACAGCGTGGATGGTCATCTAATCGTGGGGGTGATGGATACCAATCATACCAGCGAACTGATAACACAGGTGGTTATGTTGTGCGTACGAATCGTGGTGGGGGTATGCTTAATGGAACTGCCAAACACATGACACCACAGGGTATTGCTGCACCTGTAATGTAG
- the LOC107021244 gene encoding putative G3BP-like protein isoform X3, whose product MEAAAAAVVQQPVPAQVVGNAFVQQYYHILHHSPGLVFRFYQDISKLGRPEDDGSMSITTTMEAINHKILSLNYGDFRAEIKSVDSQESFNGGVHVFVTGSLTGNDTLIRNFSQTFFLAPQDRGYFVLNDMFRYVESVDQLDPAEVPETDVVAPVTPELASPPVQQNHISEQSTLSVEEANEGEIYNPPENGDVPVEEEVPVAEVVDEMQDDSQVEVESNIKSEDAPKKSYASIVSLIGKKITGSLLLLHVSFRRVELNLERLTCEIAVMHLKGSAASFSSPPAPASRKPMARNVEQVNQPPVTATVRPASSSNSVDNVNNQDGEVTDGYSIYVKGLPPTATVDLLADEFKKFGPIKNGGIQVKNNRVLLQRFSYGFVEFEEASALQKAIEASPILIGGRQAYVEEKKSTNYRGHFRGRFQSGGGSGYRNYGVRGRGNYGGGRGYARDDFGERTEFNNRGGQRGWSSNRGGDGYQSYQRTDNTGGYVVRTNRGGGMLNGTAKHMTPQGIAAPVM is encoded by the exons ATGGAGGCTGCAGCAGCGGCAGTAGTGCAACAACCTGTCCCTGCTCAAGTT GTTGGGAATGCTTTTGTGCAGCAGTATTATCATATTCTGCACCATTCTCCTGGACTGGTTTTTAGGTTTTATCAGGATATAAGCAAACTTGGACGACCTGAAGATGATGGCTCAATGAGCATTACCACTACTATGGAA GCAATCAATCATAAGATACTCTCACTAAACTATGGGGACTTCAGAGCGGAGATTAAGTCTGTAGATTCGCAAGAATCCTTTAATGGGGGAGTGCATGTCTTTGTGACTGGATCTTTGACTGGGAACGACACCTTGATTCGGAATTTCTCCCAAACTTTCTTCCTAGCACCACAAGACCGAGGATACTTTGTTCTGAATGACATGTTTCGATATGTAGAGAGTGTCGATCAACTTGATCCCGCTGAGGTCCCGGAGACGGATGTGGTGGCTCCTGTCACTCCTGAACTAG CTTCCCCTCCAGTGCAGCAAAATCACATTTCCGAGCAGAGTACACTATCAGTGGAGGAAGCTAACGAGGGAGAAATTTACAATCCACCTGAGAATGGTGATGTGCCTGTTGAAGAGGAAGTTCCTGTTGCTGAGGTCGTTGATGAAATGCAAGACGACTCTCAAGTAGAAGTTGAGTCTAACATCAAAAGTGAAGATGCTCCTAAGAAGTCTTACGCTTCAATTGTAAGTTTGATTGGGAAAAAAATCACTGGAAGCCTATTGCTTCTGCATGTTTCTTTCAGAAGGGTTGAGCTAAATTTGGAAAGGTTAACGTGCGAGATAGCT GTCATGCATCTCAAGGGAAGTGCTGCGAGTTTCTCCTCTCCTCCAGCACCTGCTTCTCGGAAGCCCATGGCAAGGAATGTTGAGCAAGTGAATCAACCTCCTGTAACAGCAACTGTTCGCCCAGCTTCCAGCTCAAATTCTGTTGATAATGTGAATAATCAGGATGGAGAAG TCACAGATGGCTATTCAATCTACGTAAAAGGTCTGCCTCCGACTGCAACTGTGGACTTACTTGCTGATGAGTTCAAGAAGTTTGGGCCTATAAAGAATGGAGGCATTcaagttaaaaataatagagTATTG CTGCAACGGTTTTCTTATGGTTTCGTGGAATTTGAGGAGGCAAGTGCTTTGCAGAAAGCTATTGAG GCATCTCCAATTTTAATTGGAGGACGTCAAGCTTATGTTGAGGAGAAGAAGTCTACCAATTATCGAG GTCACTTTAGAGGTAGATTTCAATCTGGAGGGGGTTCTGGTTACAGGAACTATGGAGTAAGAGGCCGAGGAAACTATGGAGGTGGCAGGGGTTATGCTCGAGATGATTTTGGCGAAAGAACCGAGTTCAACAACAGAGGTGGACAGCGTGGATGGTCATCTAATCGTGGGGGTGATGGATACCAATCATACCAGCGAACTGATAACACAGGTGGTTATGTTGTGCGTACGAATCGTGGTGGGGGTATGCTTAATGGAACTGCCAAACACATGACACCACAGGGTATTGCTGCACCTGTAATGTAG
- the LOC107021244 gene encoding putative G3BP-like protein isoform X2, which yields MEAAAAAVVQQPVPAQVVGNAFVQQYYHILHHSPGLVFRFYQDISKLGRPEDDGSMSITTTMEAINHKILSLNYGDFRAEIKSVDSQESFNGGVHVFVTGSLTGNDTLIRNFSQTFFLAPQDRGYFVLNDMFRYVESVDQLDPAEVPETDVVAPVTPELASPPVQQNHISEQSTLSVEEANEGEIYNPPENGDVPVEEEVPVAEVVDEMQDDSQVEVESNIKSEDAPKKSYASIVSLIGKKITGSLLLLHVSFRRVELNLERLTCEIAVRFCSAVYWVMHLKGSAASFSSPPAPASRKPMARNVEQVNQPPVTATVRPASSSNSVDNVNNQDGEVTDGYSIYVKGLPPTATVDLLADEFKKFGPIKNGGIQVKNNRLQRFSYGFVEFEEASALQKAIEASPILIGGRQAYVEEKKSTNYRGHFRGRFQSGGGSGYRNYGVRGRGNYGGGRGYARDDFGERTEFNNRGGQRGWSSNRGGDGYQSYQRTDNTGGYVVRTNRGGGMLNGTAKHMTPQGIAAPVM from the exons ATGGAGGCTGCAGCAGCGGCAGTAGTGCAACAACCTGTCCCTGCTCAAGTT GTTGGGAATGCTTTTGTGCAGCAGTATTATCATATTCTGCACCATTCTCCTGGACTGGTTTTTAGGTTTTATCAGGATATAAGCAAACTTGGACGACCTGAAGATGATGGCTCAATGAGCATTACCACTACTATGGAA GCAATCAATCATAAGATACTCTCACTAAACTATGGGGACTTCAGAGCGGAGATTAAGTCTGTAGATTCGCAAGAATCCTTTAATGGGGGAGTGCATGTCTTTGTGACTGGATCTTTGACTGGGAACGACACCTTGATTCGGAATTTCTCCCAAACTTTCTTCCTAGCACCACAAGACCGAGGATACTTTGTTCTGAATGACATGTTTCGATATGTAGAGAGTGTCGATCAACTTGATCCCGCTGAGGTCCCGGAGACGGATGTGGTGGCTCCTGTCACTCCTGAACTAG CTTCCCCTCCAGTGCAGCAAAATCACATTTCCGAGCAGAGTACACTATCAGTGGAGGAAGCTAACGAGGGAGAAATTTACAATCCACCTGAGAATGGTGATGTGCCTGTTGAAGAGGAAGTTCCTGTTGCTGAGGTCGTTGATGAAATGCAAGACGACTCTCAAGTAGAAGTTGAGTCTAACATCAAAAGTGAAGATGCTCCTAAGAAGTCTTACGCTTCAATTGTAAGTTTGATTGGGAAAAAAATCACTGGAAGCCTATTGCTTCTGCATGTTTCTTTCAGAAGGGTTGAGCTAAATTTGGAAAGGTTAACGTGCGAGATAGCTGTAAGATTCTGTAGTGCTGTTTATTGG GTCATGCATCTCAAGGGAAGTGCTGCGAGTTTCTCCTCTCCTCCAGCACCTGCTTCTCGGAAGCCCATGGCAAGGAATGTTGAGCAAGTGAATCAACCTCCTGTAACAGCAACTGTTCGCCCAGCTTCCAGCTCAAATTCTGTTGATAATGTGAATAATCAGGATGGAGAAG TCACAGATGGCTATTCAATCTACGTAAAAGGTCTGCCTCCGACTGCAACTGTGGACTTACTTGCTGATGAGTTCAAGAAGTTTGGGCCTATAAAGAATGGAGGCATTcaagttaaaaataataga CTGCAACGGTTTTCTTATGGTTTCGTGGAATTTGAGGAGGCAAGTGCTTTGCAGAAAGCTATTGAG GCATCTCCAATTTTAATTGGAGGACGTCAAGCTTATGTTGAGGAGAAGAAGTCTACCAATTATCGAG GTCACTTTAGAGGTAGATTTCAATCTGGAGGGGGTTCTGGTTACAGGAACTATGGAGTAAGAGGCCGAGGAAACTATGGAGGTGGCAGGGGTTATGCTCGAGATGATTTTGGCGAAAGAACCGAGTTCAACAACAGAGGTGGACAGCGTGGATGGTCATCTAATCGTGGGGGTGATGGATACCAATCATACCAGCGAACTGATAACACAGGTGGTTATGTTGTGCGTACGAATCGTGGTGGGGGTATGCTTAATGGAACTGCCAAACACATGACACCACAGGGTATTGCTGCACCTGTAATGTAG